The following are encoded together in the Diabrotica undecimpunctata isolate CICGRU chromosome 7, icDiaUnde3, whole genome shotgun sequence genome:
- the beag gene encoding protein Red — protein MAETPMSQRLTNDDFRKLLMTPRSNPSQTPAAPGSIKEAMNNPNSMPPPKIEDKSEARRKKKSYYAKLKKQEDSKMAELAEKYRDRASERRSGVNPDYQADDPIATAQAYRAVAPDLKSGYDAAERRRQMIQESKFLGGDMEHTHLVKGLDYALLQKVRSEIQTLEMEQEQELEKLANKHLEEKEKEKKDAQKKEEEEMKFKTKIGRSIYYTMNMLKSRHIERSELFIPGRMAYVIDLDDEAESDIPTTLIRSIADVPSFELTTTVTTNDIVINKLTQILSYLRQGNRKKKNRKGMPENLKEYDLQEDNSEKKTSKRAHQDDSIYDDIGDYVPAAKSSRHQDHESKRHAYFDKHDTEPVDNAAPTFRVNKSAEILNKLQQEPEGYAECYPGLEEMNDAIDDSDDEVDYSKMDLGNKKGPIGRWDFDTAEEYSDYMNQKEALPKAAFQYGLKMADGRRSRKHKDKNEKAHLDREWQKIQNIIQKKR, from the exons ATGGCTGAAACACCAATGTCACAACGTCTCACTAACGATGATTTTCGAAAGCTTCTGATGACTCCTAGATCAAATCCTTCTCAGACACCTGCTGCCCCAGGTTCAATAAAAGAGGCAATGAATAATCCTAATTCCATGCCACCTCCTAAAATTGAAGACAAATCGGAGGCTAGACGTAAAAAGAAAAGCTATTATGCCAAACTCAAAAAACAAGAAGACAGTAAAATGGCAGAACTTGCTGAAAAGTATCGTGATAGAGCAAGCGAAAGAAGATCAGGAGTCAATCCTGACTATCAAGCAGATGATCCAATTGCTACTGCTCAAGCGTATCGAGCGGTAGCTCCAGACCTGAAGTCTGGATACGATGCAGCTGAACGGAGAAGACAGATGATTCAGGAGTCAAAGTTCTTGGGGGGTGACATGGAGCATACTCATTTAGTAAAAGGATTGGATTATGCTCTACTCCAAAAAGTCAGGAGTGAAATTCAAACACTTGAAATGGAACAGGAACAGGAACTAGAAAAACTTGCTAATAAACActtggaagaaaaagaaaaggagaaaaAAGATGCTCAGAAGAAGGAGGAGGAAgaaatgaaatttaaaacaaaaattggaagaTCAATTTATTATACGATGAATATGTTAAAATCAAGACACATTGAGAGATCAGAATTATTTATTCCTGGCAGAATGGCTTATGTTATCGACTTAG ATGATGAAGCTGAAAGTGATATTCCAACCACTTTAATAAGATCCATTGCAGATGTTCCTTCATTTGAATTGACTACTACCGTAACAACAAATGATATTGTTATCAATAAACTTACACAGATATTAAGCTATTTAAGGCAGG GTAATCGTAAAAAGAAGAACAGGAAGGGTATGCCAGAAAACCTGAAAGAATATGATTTACAGGAAGATAATTCAGAGAAGAAAACATCAAAAAGAGCCCACCAAGATGATTCTATTTATGACGACATTGGTGATTATGTTCCAGCTGCAAAAAGCAGTAGACATCAGGATCATGAAAGCAAACGACATGCATACTTTGACAAACATGATACTGAACCTGTTGATAATGCTGCACCCACATTTAGAGTTAATAAATCTGCCGAAATATTGAACAAATTGCAACAAGAACCTGAGGGATATGCAGAGTGTTATCCAG gttTAGAAGAAATGAACGATGCTAtagatgacagtgatgatgaagtAGATTATTCAAAAATGGATCTCGGTAACAAAAAGGGACCAATCGGCAGATGGGACTTCGATACTGCAGAAGAATATTCTGATTATATGAACCAAAAAGAAGCTCTACCAAAAGCAGCCTTCCAGTACGGTCTCAAAATGGCTGATGGAAGGAGATCAAGAAAACATAAGGACAAGAACGAGAAAGCACATCTTGATAGAGAATGGCAAAAGATTCAGAATATTATCCAAAAGAAACGATAA